Part of the Granulicella cerasi genome is shown below.
GTTGCTGTGTTTCCTGGTTCGCCATGTTCGCTCCTCTGTTACGACTGCGTCGTAGAGATGTTGCCGTTGAGTCCCGCCGGAAAGAAGCCGCCCTTGGTCACGCCTGCAGCCGAGGTCGTCGAGCCGGAGGTGTTGGAGAGCGTGCCGTAAACGATGTGCAGTACCTGATCCGTCGAACGCGGCAGAGCCAGGCCGTTCGCGTCCGCAGGAACGATCGTCGAAGCGATGACCGTCGAAGGAACCGTAGTCTGCGGGGCCGCCGTAGGACCAGCAAGCGCTACCGTACCGTAGTTGGTCGAGAGCGTCGAGATCACCGTCTGCAACTGGTTGAAGTAGGTGTAGTACGGATACGCGGTGGTGCCCAGCGTGTACGCCTGCGAGGTGAGATAGCCGCGCAGCGTTGCGCCGTGATAGGCCTCGGTCGCCATGATGCCCGCAGCCGCAGCAAGAATGCCGCTCTTCACACCGGCCGCGCTGATCGCCGTTGCAGCTCCTGCGTACGCCGTTACGCCGACATCTTCAAACAGCGCTGCTGCGGTGATGAACGTATCGAAGTTCGTGAACGCGTTGAGCGACGAACCGATACCTGCAAGCGAAGCAAGCGTGTTGAACGGCGTCACAAAGTCGATGGCCGGACGGCTCACCGGTGTGGCACCTGCGGCGGTCAGCGCCGCGCGCAGCGCCTTCACATGCTGCTGTTCGGTGTAAGCCAACTCGTTCAGCAGGTTCTGCTGAAAGTTCGTCAGGCCGCTAAGCTTGGTCGTCGTCGGGACGGTCACGGCGCCTGCCGAGGACCCGGTGTCCGTCGAAGCCAGGCCTGCACCCGTCGCCGCGCGCAGATAGAACTCTGCCTCCAGATACTCCAGGTTCAGCGCGAACGTAAGAATGTCCGCATCGCTGTAGGAGGCGATCTTCGGTGCAATGATTGTGCCGTCATCGCTGCAACCAGCGAGTGCCGCTGCCGCCGCTACCGATCCTGCTCCTGCGAGAAAGGAACGCCGACTGCGCGCTTTCTCGACAAGGCGTTGCAATGTGCCTGTCATGGGATCCACGGTGCTTCTCCTGAGTACTTCGGGATTAGGGCGAAGAGGCGAAAGCACGGTGCTGCAGACACACGTGTCATCACCGCGACGTCATGTCGACGGGACTCACGCTCTCGCGAGCGCGAAAAGAATTGCTGTACTCCACGTGAGAGATACGGCGTGTCGAATCAGTTGGATTGGAGGAGAGGTATTTTTCTTTTCGTGCTACGGGACGAACGGGAAGTGCGATGAACTTTCACACGCTGGCAACAGTCAACGTCACAAGGTCATGGACGAGAGCGACTTCCTTCTGCACGAAGGGCTCCGCGTAGCGAACGCCCGCCAGCAGACCGTAATGTCGCGCCGTCGCATACATGCGCTCGCGAATATCTTCTTCCGGTACGAATAGACCCGTGCCATCACGCTGCGCACCATACTGCGAACGGTAGGCCAGCAGCGACTCCAGCCGCGTCTCGATGTGCGGCGTGATGTCCACGACAAACGTCGGACGCACATCCGCATACAACGAAGCGTAGAGAATCTTGTATGGGCGATGCGGCTTGCCATGCGAAGGATCCAGCTCCAACCGCGAGAGTCCCGCAAGGAAGCAAGCCTCGTAGCCCAGCGTCGCCGAAGTGTAGTGGTCCGGATGCCTTCCCTGCCAGTACGGCAGAATCACCACCCGAGGACGCAGGCGCCGAATGACGGCCGCAACCTTCAGACGATTCTCCAGCGTGTTCTGCACGTTGGAGTCCGGAAGGTCGAGCGCTTCACGATGCGACACCCGCAAAATCTTTGCCGCCGCGTTCGCCTCGGCTTCACGCTCTGCAGCAGAGCCTCGCGTGCCGCCTTCGCCACGCGTCAGGTCGAGGATCCCCGTACGCCATCCCGCCGACTGCTGCACCAGCAAGGTGCCACCGCAGGTCTGCTCCACGTCATCGCGATGCGCTGCGATCGCAAGCACATCGACCCCGCTCCGAGCTTCGGATGCGGGGTCGATCGATGTCGCCTTGAGCAGGTCAGCCATTTAGTTGGAAGAGTTCGTCAGAGCGTCCATGTACGCCACGTCCAAAGCTGTGCCCTGGATCGTGAGGTAGTAGTTGTCGATCTCCGAGTTGTCACTCGTCTTGAACGCATGGATCTGCCCACCGTAGGCGGTGTAGACCTTGTTGTAGTTCTGCACCCAGCACAGACCGGTCAGGTTGCCGTAGTAGTACTGGTTGTTATCGGTGTTCGGATACGGCACGGTCGTGGGGTTCGTGCTCGACTGCACCACCGTCGGCACGATGGTCGCTACCGGCGTTGTACCGGCCAGCGAAACACTCGTCAGGCAGTTGTAGTTGCCCGCGGCATCGGTTGTTCCCGTAGCAGCCAGTTCCGCCGTCGCCGTCGCCGCACGCACGCCCGTCGCGCAGGTATTCGCGCCCACCCACAGCGTGCTGTTGTCGGCAAAGAGCAGCTTTGTATGGTTGCCGTCGGAGATCGAAACCTTCGAGGTCACCGTGTAGGTCGAAAGGTTGATCGTGCTGAGATTCCCCGCCCACAGGCCGGCGTAGCTTCCTGTCGTCGCCTTCTGTTGGCCGGCCACGTAGAGGTTTGTGCCGTTGCTCAGAGCGACGGTCGCGCCGCCAGGGGTCGGGATCGGGTTCGCCACCGGCAACGTCTGCATGGAGGTCGGCGCTGCGGACGAAGCCGGATCCACCGTGGGGATCTGGTCCACCTGGATCGTGCCGGGCTGCAGGACCGAAATGCTGGCCGTCGTTCCACTGCACTCAGGACCGCAGTTCACAACGTACACCGCGCTGCCGTCCGTCGAAAACGCAGCATCCACGGGGTGGTCGAAGGTGCCCTTCACCGGAACCACGCAGTAAACCGGGTTCGTCAGCGGCTCGCAATCGATGTAGCCCGGAGGCAACACCGGCGAAGTCGTCTGCGGCAGCTTGATGACGCGATACACCGTGTTCGAGTTATTCACCATCGCGAGCAGAATCGAGTTGCCCGCGTTCATCACGACCTTGTTCACACCCGGCAGGTTCAGCGACACATACGATCCGCCGCTCAGCGCCACTTCCAGCACGCCCTGCGAGTACACAGCGCCCATGAAGCGTGTCGCATTGGGCTCCATCGCCACCGAAGGCGAGTACGCGCCGAAACTCGCCGCTGTTCCCGTCCCCGCTTCCGTCGAGTAGTTGATCGTGGTGAGTGCACCATCGGTCAAACCATAAACATAGCCACGCGTCTGTTCGGGGAAGTTCAGAATCTTGCTCGGATACGCCGACGAGAAACCCGCAATCGGGAAGCTTGTGACGGTATTCTGAATGTTGCCGCGCAGGTCACGAAGACCGTCGAGCATCACAGCGCCACCGCTGGAGCCGTTCGTCGTGTACGTCACCAGCACGCGCTGATACAGACCGCTCGGAGGAGTAGGACGGCCCGAATACGTGTAACCGGGGTGATAGTACAAAACGGTCGAGCAACCGGACATCGACAACACGGCTGTGACCAGAAGAAGCCCGGCAAACAGGCGGGCAAAGACGCTTTTCTTCTTCAACGTGAACCACTCCAAACCGAACGCGAACACCGCACCAGCCGCGAACTTTATAGGCTGAGTATAGCAAACCACCCGCTCGCCCAGCGGAGCGATATACCATGGTTGTTTAGCCACAACGGCTGTAGGAAGCGAAGAACCATGGCAGACGTCCGCCAAAAACTTTTCAACGGCCAGACCGTGCTTTGCGACGGCGCGATGGGCACCATGCTCTACGGCTGCGGCGTGTTCATCAACCGCTGCTATGACGAGCTGAATGTATCCCAGCCGGAGACCGTCCGCTCCGTCCACCAGCAGTATCTGCAGGCCGGCGCACAGGTCATCGAGACCAACACCTTCGGCGCTAACCGCTTCCGTCTCAAGCACTTCGACCTGCAGGAGAAAGTCCGCGCCTTCAACCTGGCCGGGGCGCAGCTCGCCCGCCAGTGCATTGAAGCCGCGCGCGAGAAGCACAACACTCAGGCCTTCGTCGCCGGAGCCATCGGTTCGCTGGGCATCAAACTCGCGCCCGAGGGGGACGTCTCCCCGGCTGACGCTCGCGCAGCTTTCGCCGAACAGATCGCCGCGCTCGCGGAGGGCGGCGTTGATCTGCTGATCGTCGAAACCATGATGTCGCAGGCTGAAGCACTGGAAGCGCTCGCAGCCGCGCGCGAAGTCGCGCCGCAACTGCCGGTTATTGTGCTCATCACCGTCAACGACCAGGTGAAGCTGCTCGACGGCACCACCGTCGCCGACGCTGCTCGCGCCTTCGCCGCGGCCGGTGCCGCTGCCGTCGGAGCCAACTGCTCCTCCGGCCCGCAGGTCGTACTCGAAGCCGTGCAGCAGATGCGTGCCGCCGTCGAGATTCCTATCGCCGCGATGCCGAACGCCGGTCTGCCCCGCGAGATCGAGGGCCGCAACATCTATCTCACCTCGCCGGAGTACATGGGCAGCTTCGCGCGCAAGGCTATTCGCGCCGGGGCCTCGTGGGTGGGAGGCTGCTGCGGCACCACGCCCGCGCACGTCCGCGCTATGCGCTCCGCCATCCGCGCCATGGACGCCCAGGCCGCAGGCGAAGCGGGCGACACACCCATCGCCACCATCATCGATGAGTCCAAAGCGGTGGCCGCAATCCCCTTCGCCGAGCGTTCGACGCTCAGCCGCAAGATTGCCGAAGGCAAATTCGCCACGCTTGTTGAGATCGTGCCGCCCAAAGGATTCGACGCCAGCAAAGAGATCGCTGGCGCGCGCCTGCTGAAGGACCACGGCGTCGACGCGATCAACATCCCCGACTCACCGCGCGCGTCGGCGCGCATGAGCGCCATGAGCCTCTGCACTCAGGTGCAGCAGCAGGTCGGCATTGAAACGGTCATCCACTACACCTGCCGCGACCGCAACGTGCTCGCCATCCAGAGCGACCTGCTCGGGGCTGCAGCGATCGGTCTCAAGAACATCCTCTGCCTCACCGGCGATCCGCCAAAGATGGGCGCCTATCCCGACGCCACCGCCGTCTTCGACGTGGATGCCATCGGCCTCACGCGCATCGTCGGCAACCTGAACCGCGGCATCGACATCGGCGGCAACCCGATCTTCGCCTCCGCCGGCTTCAGCATCTGCGTCGCCGCGAACCCCGGCCTGCCTGACATGGAGCACGAGGTCCGCCGCTTTGCCGCCAAGGTGGAAGCTGGTGCGGAGTATGCGATTACGCAGCCGGTGTTTGACCTCCGCCTGCTGGAAGACTTCCTGCGCCGCATCGAGCAGTTCCGCATCCCGGTGATCGCCGGCATCTGGCCGCTCACGAGCTATAAGAACGCGGAGTTCATGAAGAACGACCTGAAGGTCGCCATGCCCGAAGAGATCTTCCAACGCATGGCTGCCACCACCAGCAAGGAAGAAGGACTCGCAGAAGGCATCAAGATCGCACAGGAGATGCTCGCCGCCGTCCGCAACGACGTGCAGGGCGTGCAGGTCTCCGCGCCGTTCGGCAAATACCCCGCAGCCGTCGAAGTTCTCGACGCCATCTAACCCGCAAAAGGAGCCGCACCATGGCATCATTTGAAAACGATCTCGGCGAGCTCGAAAAGGTGGTCGACCAACTCGAGCGTGGCGACCTTCCGCTCGAAGAGTCCGTCGCCCTCTTCGAGCGCGGCATTGAACTCTCGCGCTCCTGCAAGAGCGTACTCGCCAACGCCGAGGCACGCCTCCAACGCCTCGTCGAACCTGAAACCAGCAGCGAAGTCCGCACTGAAGACATCGCCATGGCTGTGGAAGAAGGCGAAGGCGACGAAGAAGACGAATACGCCGACGACGAAGAATAGTCACACGCAAAGCAAAGGCCACTGCTGAAACGCAGTGGCCTTTGTCATGCTCGGTGGCAAACTAGAACTTCGTCTGCTTCAGGTCCGACAGCAGATCCGGCCCGGTCGGCGTCCAGCCCAGCTTCTTCTGCGTAATCTCGCTCGTCGCGCGGAAGTCCATCTTCGCAAACACCGCCATCCAGCCGAAGAACGACGCAATCTCCTCGCCTTCAATCGCCTTCACCGGCACCTTCAGGTTCGCGCCGATGACCTCTGCGATCTCTTTGAACGACACACCGCTCTCGTCCACTGCGTTATAGATCGCGCCCTTCTCGCCGCGCTCGATCGCCAGCTTGTACAGTCGCGCGACGTCCGTCACATGCGCCGCCGACCACGCCGTAGCACCCGAGGTCAGATAGCCTGATACGCCCTTCTCCTTCGCGATTGCCGCAAAGTAAGGAATCAAGCCCGACTTCTCCGTGTCATGCACCTGTGGCAGACGAACGACGCCCAGGTTCACGCCCTTCTCCAGCAGCTCAAGGCCTGCGTACTCCGACTGACGCGGGCTCTGATGAATCGTGTCCGTGTAGTCTTCCGTCGCTGGCTTGCCGTCGCCACGATTGCCCAGCGCTACGCCCGACGTGATCAGCATCGGACGATCCGATCCCAGCAGCGCCTCGCCCATCGTCAGAATCGCCTTCTTGTCCTTCTCGCCATTCGCCGCGAAGGTCGCAAAGTTATGGTCAAACGCACAATGGATCACCGCATCCGCCTTCTCCACGCCCGGCACCAGCGACTGCGGCTCTTCGAGCGTGCCACGCAGCACCTCGACACCCGCTGCCTGCAACTTCGCCGCACCCTCGTCCGAACGCGAGAGTCCAATCACCTGATGTCCCGCGCCCAACAGCTCGGGAATGAGATACGTTCCGATGAATCCCGTCGCACCCGTAAGAAAAACTCGCATAGCCTGTACCCTATCTCTCGTAAGCTAAGACGCTCGCGCGCCCTGTACTGAGAAAGATGGCGGCAACCGCCTCCGCGTTCCGTTCCGTTCGTCCGCAAGATTGGCCCGTTCGTCCCGAAGGAGTTTTACCGTGGATCCGCTCTCTGAAGTCCTCGCCTTGCTGAAGGTCCACAGCCTCGCCGCAGGCGCCTACGGCATTGCGGAAGGCGTGGCCATCCAGTGGCCGTACCACGGCGGCATCAAGTGCTACGCCATCGCCAGCGGCAGCGCCTGGCTCGAGCTTGAGGGCCACCCCGAGCCGATCCCCATGGCCGCAGGCGACTGCTTCATCCTTCCGCCCGGCCCGCCCTTCTGCATCGCCACGGACCTCTCGCTGCCGCGCGTTGACTTCATGACGCTGCGCGAACAATGCCGCGCCGCCGAAACACTCGTCCCACAGAACTGCAGCACCTACATGCTCGGCGGCCACTTCGCACTGCAAGGCAAGCACGCAGAACTCCTGCTTGGTTCGCTGCCACCAGTCATCCACATTCGCAACGAAGACGGCAAAGCCGCAATGCGCTGGTCGCTCGAGCGCATGCGGAACGAAGCGCAGCAGCAAGACCCCGGCAGCGCGCTCATCACACAGCAGCTTGCGTTCATCATGCTCATTGAGGCGCTGCGCCTGCACTTCGCCGACGACACACGCCCTGTGAAAGGCTGGCTTGCCGCGCTCGCCGACCCGCAGATGGGCGCGGCCATCGCAGCGATGCACGAACGCCCACACCACTGCTGGACGCTCGAATCACTCGCATCTGAAATCGGCATGTCGCGCTCAGTCTTCGCGCAGCGCTTCAAGCAAACCGTCGGCCTTTCGCCCATGGAGTACCTGACGGAGTGGCGCATGCAACTAGCCGCCGACAAGCTTCAACGCTCACGCGAATCACTCGCCGAGATCGCCGCCTCTCTCGGCTACGAATCCGCCAGCGCCTTCGGCAAAGCTTTCAAACGCGTCATGGGCTTCCCACCGCGTCAGTATCAACGCGCATAAGCGATCACTTTTTCTTGGTCATCCTCGAAGGACATCTGCGCTGCTCGAAGCAACGTGCGTGACGCCTAACGATCGCGGCTGGTCACAAACCCTGGAACCCACATCAACGCGCGCTTGAACTCCGTCTCCGGCAACTCTGCAATCGACTGACGCGCAGCCTCTGCATATGCCTGCGCCGTGTCCATCGCATAGGCGAGCGACCCGTGACGACGCAGAATCTCAAGGATGTGCGAGTGTCGAATGCGATCGAAACCACGATCTTCCATCACCGTGCGAATCGCCTCGCGATCGGCTCCCGTGCCACGCTCCAGCGCATGAATCACCGCCAGCGTCGCCTTGCCTTCACGAAGATCCGAAGCCGCAGGCTTGCCGAGAATCACATCCTGCGCGGTCAGGTCGAGAACATCGTCCACAATCTGGAACGCAAGCCCCAGGTTGCGTCCGTACTCACCCAGCGCCTCTTCGTACGGCAGCATCCCCTCAGACGGCGGATACGCCACCACCGCACCCAACTGCATCGATACCTTGAACAGCGATGCGGTCTTGCGATAGATCAGGTCGAAGTACTCTTCCTCGTTGATCAGATGGCCAAGCTTCTCCATCTGCAGCAACTCGCCTTCCACCATCTCCTGCGTCAGCGAGATCAGCAGATCGAGCATACGGAAGTTGCGCTCTTCGAGCGCCGTGCGAAAGCTCTGCATATAAAGCCAATCGCCCGCGAGCACGCACTTCGAGTTGCCCCATGTTGTGTTCGAGCTCGGCTTACCGCGGCGCGTCGACGCTTCATCGATGATGTCGTCATGCACCAGCGTCGCCGTATGCAGCATCTCGACGACAGCACCCAGGCGGATGCGCGCCTCGTCCTTGCAACCCAGCGCCTTCGCCGCCAACAGTAAGAGCAGCGGACGAATCCGCTTGCCACCACCAGCAATCAGATACTCGGCGATGTCCGTCACCACGCGCACGGGCGACTGCGACTGCACCGTGAACTCCTGCTCTACAGCAGCAAGGTCGTCACGCAGCAGTTCGAGCACTTCGCCCGAGGTCGCAATGGAAAAGGAACTCACGCTTTGCCTAGTCTACTCGCTTAGTTCGAGCGGAAGTTGGTGAACTGCAGTTCAACGCCCATGTCCTTGCCGCGCAGCAGGCCCATGATCTCCTGCAACGTGTCGCGGTCCTTCGACGAAACGCGCACCGTATCGCCCTGAATCGACGCCTGCGCCTTCTTCTTGGAGTCCTTGATCAGCGCCACGATCTTCTTTGCCACATCCGAAGCGATGCCCTGCTTCAGCTTGATCTTCTGGCGGACCGATGCACCCGACGCGGGCTCGATCTTCTCGTACTCGAGGTTCTTCAGACTGACGCCGCGCTTCACAAACTTTGCCTGCAGAATGTCGATCACAGCCTTCAGCGTGTACTCATCCTGCGATGCAAGCTGCACGATGTCCTCGCCCTCAAAGGCGATCGTCGACTTCGTGTTCTTCAGATCGAAGCGCGTCGTGATCTCCTTCTGCGCCTGGTCGATCGCGTTCTTCACTTCCTGTACTTCTACCTTGCTGACAACGTCAAAGCTCTGATCTGCGGCCATATCCACCCTCGTCCTTCTACGCCTTCTATTATCCGCGCCTTAGCAGAGGAAAGGCAAAACCGGAGAGTTCTACGTTGTACGTTCTAAGTTCCAGGCCTTCAAAGGCGCCCGCGACCCTTCACAACTTACAACGTAAAACGTGCAACGCCTCTCTCACGCCGTCGTCGGAAACAGCACACGGAAGTTCACCGTAGTCTGCGCGGCGATGTCCTCAAACGACTCACTCCGCAACTCCGCCAGAAACCTCGCCGTATGCAGCGTATTCGCCGGCTCGTTCTGCGAAACCTTGCCGCGCAATGGCACCGGCGTCAGAAATGGCGCATCGGTCTCCACCAACATGCGATCCCCCGGCACCCACTTCGCGAC
Proteins encoded:
- a CDS encoding SDR family oxidoreductase, with the translated sequence MRVFLTGATGFIGTYLIPELLGAGHQVIGLSRSDEGAAKLQAAGVEVLRGTLEEPQSLVPGVEKADAVIHCAFDHNFATFAANGEKDKKAILTMGEALLGSDRPMLITSGVALGNRGDGKPATEDYTDTIHQSPRQSEYAGLELLEKGVNLGVVRLPQVHDTEKSGLIPYFAAIAKEKGVSGYLTSGATAWSAAHVTDVARLYKLAIERGEKGAIYNAVDESGVSFKEIAEVIGANLKVPVKAIEGEEIASFFGWMAVFAKMDFRATSEITQKKLGWTPTGPDLLSDLKQTKF
- a CDS encoding polyprenyl synthetase family protein → MSSFSIATSGEVLELLRDDLAAVEQEFTVQSQSPVRVVTDIAEYLIAGGGKRIRPLLLLLAAKALGCKDEARIRLGAVVEMLHTATLVHDDIIDEASTRRGKPSSNTTWGNSKCVLAGDWLYMQSFRTALEERNFRMLDLLISLTQEMVEGELLQMEKLGHLINEEEYFDLIYRKTASLFKVSMQLGAVVAYPPSEGMLPYEEALGEYGRNLGLAFQIVDDVLDLTAQDVILGKPAASDLREGKATLAVIHALERGTGADREAIRTVMEDRGFDRIRHSHILEILRRHGSLAYAMDTAQAYAEAARQSIAELPETEFKRALMWVPGFVTSRDR
- a CDS encoding AraC family transcriptional regulator, translated to MDPLSEVLALLKVHSLAAGAYGIAEGVAIQWPYHGGIKCYAIASGSAWLELEGHPEPIPMAAGDCFILPPGPPFCIATDLSLPRVDFMTLREQCRAAETLVPQNCSTYMLGGHFALQGKHAELLLGSLPPVIHIRNEDGKAAMRWSLERMRNEAQQQDPGSALITQQLAFIMLIEALRLHFADDTRPVKGWLAALADPQMGAAIAAMHERPHHCWTLESLASEIGMSRSVFAQRFKQTVGLSPMEYLTEWRMQLAADKLQRSRESLAEIAASLGYESASAFGKAFKRVMGFPPRQYQRA
- the xseB gene encoding exodeoxyribonuclease VII small subunit is translated as MASFENDLGELEKVVDQLERGDLPLEESVALFERGIELSRSCKSVLANAEARLQRLVEPETSSEVRTEDIAMAVEEGEGDEEDEYADDEE
- a CDS encoding YajQ family cyclic di-GMP-binding protein; translated protein: MAADQSFDVVSKVEVQEVKNAIDQAQKEITTRFDLKNTKSTIAFEGEDIVQLASQDEYTLKAVIDILQAKFVKRGVSLKNLEYEKIEPASGASVRQKIKLKQGIASDVAKKIVALIKDSKKKAQASIQGDTVRVSSKDRDTLQEIMGLLRGKDMGVELQFTNFRSN
- a CDS encoding bifunctional homocysteine S-methyltransferase/methylenetetrahydrofolate reductase, whose product is MADVRQKLFNGQTVLCDGAMGTMLYGCGVFINRCYDELNVSQPETVRSVHQQYLQAGAQVIETNTFGANRFRLKHFDLQEKVRAFNLAGAQLARQCIEAAREKHNTQAFVAGAIGSLGIKLAPEGDVSPADARAAFAEQIAALAEGGVDLLIVETMMSQAEALEALAAAREVAPQLPVIVLITVNDQVKLLDGTTVADAARAFAAAGAAAVGANCSSGPQVVLEAVQQMRAAVEIPIAAMPNAGLPREIEGRNIYLTSPEYMGSFARKAIRAGASWVGGCCGTTPAHVRAMRSAIRAMDAQAAGEAGDTPIATIIDESKAVAAIPFAERSTLSRKIAEGKFATLVEIVPPKGFDASKEIAGARLLKDHGVDAINIPDSPRASARMSAMSLCTQVQQQVGIETVIHYTCRDRNVLAIQSDLLGAAAIGLKNILCLTGDPPKMGAYPDATAVFDVDAIGLTRIVGNLNRGIDIGGNPIFASAGFSICVAANPGLPDMEHEVRRFAAKVEAGAEYAITQPVFDLRLLEDFLRRIEQFRIPVIAGIWPLTSYKNAEFMKNDLKVAMPEEIFQRMAATTSKEEGLAEGIKIAQEMLAAVRNDVQGVQVSAPFGKYPAAVEVLDAI
- a CDS encoding ferritin-like domain-containing protein: MTGTLQRLVEKARSRRSFLAGAGSVAAAAALAGCSDDGTIIAPKIASYSDADILTFALNLEYLEAEFYLRAATGAGLASTDTGSSAGAVTVPTTTKLSGLTNFQQNLLNELAYTEQQHVKALRAALTAAGATPVSRPAIDFVTPFNTLASLAGIGSSLNAFTNFDTFITAAALFEDVGVTAYAGAATAISAAGVKSGILAAAAGIMATEAYHGATLRGYLTSQAYTLGTTAYPYYTYFNQLQTVISTLSTNYGTVALAGPTAAPQTTVPSTVIASTIVPADANGLALPRSTDQVLHIVYGTLSNTSGSTTSAAGVTKGGFFPAGLNGNISTTQS
- the bshB1 gene encoding bacillithiol biosynthesis deacetylase BshB1, with protein sequence MADLLKATSIDPASEARSGVDVLAIAAHRDDVEQTCGGTLLVQQSAGWRTGILDLTRGEGGTRGSAAEREAEANAAAKILRVSHREALDLPDSNVQNTLENRLKVAAVIRRLRPRVVILPYWQGRHPDHYTSATLGYEACFLAGLSRLELDPSHGKPHRPYKILYASLYADVRPTFVVDITPHIETRLESLLAYRSQYGAQRDGTGLFVPEEDIRERMYATARHYGLLAGVRYAEPFVQKEVALVHDLVTLTVASV